The Desulfonatronum lacustre DSM 10312 region CCAGCAGGAAGACCAGGGCCGCTCCCGGGTTCAGGCCCTTGAGCACCAAGGCCGCGGCAATGGGCGTGGAGGCCGTGGCGCAGACGTACAGCGGCACGGAAATCACCAGCATGGCCACCATGGCCAGCACGGGATTCCCCAGCCACCTGGAGACTATTTCCGGCGTGAGCCACACGGAGATCCCTCCGGCAACGAGCACTCCCAACAGAAACCACGGGGCAATGTCCCGGAACAGATCGCCGAAGGCAAACGCCATGCCCGTGCGCAAGCGGTAAAGAGGGGAGACTTCAGCCGAAGGTTGGTTAAGAGTCCGACTTTGAGGCTGCATCGGAGAGCAACCGCATCCTGACCCGCCCAGGCACGAAGACGAGGACAAGGACGAGGTTGGAAACGAACTGAGAGAAGGAGCAACCGAAGGCAAGGCGGACGGTTCTCTGCTCCGATCCAAAGCCTGAACCAGGGTCCCGGTTACCACGGCCGTGAAAAAGGCGGACAAAGGCCGGATAACGGTCATGAAAGGGTCCAGCAGGGCCCAGGTTACGGCCATGGAATCCACGCCCGTCTCGGGCGTGGAGATCAGAAAGGCCGCGGTAGGCCCCTTGGCAGCACCCTGACGACGCAGGCCCGCGGCAGTGGGCAACACCCCGCAACTGCACAGCGGGATGGGCACGCCCACGGCCGCGGCCTTGATCAGACCCCGGAACGACGAAGTTCCCAGATGCCTGGCCACCAGATCGTCCGGCAAAAAGGCCTTGAGCAACCCAGCGAAGAAAAACCCCAAAAGCATGTACAACGCCGAGGCCACGAGCACGTCCCACCCGGCCTGCACCACTTGCAACACCCAGTCCATGTTCACCTCCAAAGGCGGTTGAAGTGAACATATGACAATATGTTCAGATGTTCAAGGAAAAAGTTGCCCTCCCTTCAAAGGCTGGACCATCAATTCAACCCGCTATTCCGCCACATGCTCCTCGGCCTGCTTGAGCAAGCCCAGGATATGCGCGTCGTCCAGGCTGTAGATCACGTTCTTGCCGTCCTTGCGATACTTGACGATGCGGGCCGTGCGCAGCACGCGCAGCTGGTGAGACACCGCCGATGAACTCATGGACAGCAGCTCGGCCAGGTCGCAGACGCACAATTCGGAAATGCTCAAGGCCTCCAGGATGCGCACCCGGGCGGGTTCGCCCATGGCCTTGAACAGCTCGGCCATCCGCAGGAGAGTCTCATCCGGAACCATCCGTCTCGTCACCCGCCGCAGCGCGTCATCATGGACGCACACCTCGCCGCAAACGTCATCCAGCCGCTGATCCATGCCTACCTCGATAAGACGTTTTCAATCGTCAGGCTTCTGAGAAAAACTCTCCATCTCCCCATGCCATGATACCTCGGCGTTGGTCCAAAGACCGCCGGAAACCACCACGTCATACACTCCCCGAACCGAATTAAGCAGCACGACCCGCTCGGCTCCGTCCAGGTCCTCCGGTCGGAGAATTCGTTCCTTCAATTCGCCCCGCTCCACCATTTCGGCCCGCATCGTCCCGCCCAGCAAACCGCATCGGATCGGCGGGGTCCAGAGAACGCCGTCCTGGCTGATGGCCAGGTTGGCCCGGGTGGATTCGGTGAGTTCGCCGCGCTCGTTTTGCAGCAGGACGTCGCCGAAGCCGGGGTTCGCGGCCAGGGCCTGGGCGTAAATATGGCGATGGGAGGTCTTGTGGTAAAGGAAGATGTCCGAGGAATCCACCGCCGACGAGGCCAGGGTCACGCGAAGGGGGACGGAGGACGGCGATGGCGGGGGGAGATGTTCCAGGGCAACGACCCCGTCCTTGTCCAGAAGCAGGCGGACCATTTGTGATTTTTGGCCAAATCCCGCGGACAGCACGTCCAGTCGATCACGGATCAGCTGCACGTCCAGGGGAAAATCAAAATACTCGGCCGAAGCGCCCAGCCGGGCCAAGTGCCGTTCCAACAGCACGTACCCGTACTCCGGGGTCCAGAGCATGGTTTCCAGGAGCCGGAATTCCGGCGTCCGCCGATGCAAAACCTCGGCCTTGGTCCGACACTCCGCGTACTCGCCCCGGGCGTCCGAATCCCAGACGATCCCTCCGCCGACACCGTATTCGGCCCGGTTCCGACGCTGGTCCACCAATACCGTGCGGATGGCCACGTTGAACGCGGCCCGGAGTTCCGGCTTGCTTCCAGAGGCTGAACGCGTCGCCTTCGGCCCCACGTATCCGATGCAGCCGGTATAGAGCCCGCGAGGGTCGGATTCCAGGTCGGCGATGATGCTCATGCTGGCGGCCTTGGGTGCGCCGGTGATGGAGGCCGGAGGGAAAAGGGCCGCGAAGATATCCGTCAGCGAACGCTTTGTCCGCGCCCGGACCGTGGAGACCATCTGCCAGACCGTGGCGTGCTTCTCCACCCGGCACAAGTCGTCCACCTCGACGCTGCCGGTTTCGGCGATCCGGCCCAAATCATTGCGGACCATGTCCGTGATCATCACGTTCTCGGCCCGGTCCTTGGGCGACCGGCCCAGCTCCTCGGCCAGGGCCAGATCGTCCTCCAGGGTCCGTCCCCGAGGCCGGGTGCCCTTCATCGGCTCGGAAACGATCTCCTCGCCGTCCAGAGCGAAGAACCGCTCCGGCGAGAAACTGCATGCCGCCCAGTTCGGCAGGCGGACAAAGGCGGCGTGGGCCGGGGGCCGGTCCCGGCAGACGGTTCGAAAATAATCCCAGGGATCCACGGAAAAGTCGGTTCGCAATCGAAAAGTGAAGTTGACCTGGTAGCAGTCCCCCACCCGCAAATGCTCCCTGATGCTCCCGAGGGCCTCCCGATAGCCGGATTCGGAAATGGACGGCGACCAGTCCGACGAAGCAAACCCAGGACCTTCGCCCCCCAAGACATCACGGGACGCGACCCGCTCAACCCGCTCGTAGATCCCAAACCAGAGCAGCGGCGGACCGTCCTTGGTTCGAGGGCAAACCCGCAGCGCGGAATCAAAGGCCGGGGCGGCCTCGTAGGTCACGAACCCGGCGGCGTACAGGCCTTTTTCGATCGTCAGGCGCTGAATCCATTCCAAAGAAGACCGAACCTGAAGGAAATCCGTGACCCGGATCACTTCCAGGGGCCGTCGAAAGCCCAACCAGGAGCGGGATGAAGCGTCCCACAACAGGACGACGTTTTGTTCCCGCCATGAGGAGGACATGATTTCAGAAGTCGGGAGAGGAAACGGTTCGTTGTGATGTCGCCGAGGATTGCCGACGGGCCAGTCTTGGTTTGGGGCTTGTTTCCGGGGCCTGCTTCAGGGTCGAACATTCCGAGGAGAACAGGAGGAGCATTGAATGTGCAAAGCGCCCGCCCCTTCATCCCGGTCCATGTCCTGTTCTTCGAGCTGTCTCTCGGAAATCTGAAACGACAGGACCACGTCAACGGTCGTTCCCTGGTCCACGACGCTTCGGATGGTGATCTCCCCGCCCAGCAGGCGGACCAAACGGTGCACGATGGTCAGCCCCAGGCCGGCTCCCTGATGTTTCCGGGAATAGGACCCATCCACCTGACGAAAGGGTTCCAGGACGTCTTGAAGCTTGTTTTCCGGAATACCGACGCCCGTGTCAGCGATGGTGAACCGAACCCGGCACCGCTTGTCGTCCTCCCGCTCGTCCAGGGCGATCTCCAGTCGCACTTCGCCCTGCTCCGTATATTTCAAGGCGTTGCCCACCAGGTTGAACAGGATCTGACGCACCCGGATCTCGTCGCCGATCAAAAACAGCGGCAGAACGGGATCCAGGGCCGACGTCAGGGCAAGCCCCTTTTCCTTGGCCGCCAGCCCAAACAGACCGTCCATGGATTCCAGAAGCTTTTGAGCCCGGAACTCCCTGGAGTGGACAACCAGCTGACCGGCTTCCATGTCGCAGAGAGTCAGGATGTCGGAAAGCAGGTTCGTCAGCCGGTCCGCGCTGTTTCCAGCCAGGACCACGAACTGCTGCTGGCGCTCATCCAGATTGGTGTCCAGCAATATCTGCATGGCCCCGATAACGCCGTTCAGCGGCGTGCGGATTTCATGGCTCATGTTGGCCAGAAACTCGCCCTTGGCTTGATTGGCCAGTTCCGCGACCTCCTTGGCCCGGCGCAAATCCACCAGGAGTTGCTCGTTGCGCTCGCGCAAGAGCATGATCTCCAGCCCCTTTTGGATCCGTTCCAAAAACTCCGGCGGGTTCAGCGGCTTGTTGAAATATCCCTGGACCCTGCCCTTATTGATGGCGTCCACCAGCGGGTCGTAGTCGCTGTAACCCGTGAGCATGTAGCGCAACACGTTGGGAAATTCACCAGCCACCTGCTCCAACAGGACCGTCCCGGACATTTCCGGCATTCGCTGGTCGGTCACCAGGACGTGAACCTCCTCTTTGCGCAGGATATTCAGGGCTTCCTGGGCCGACTCGGCCAGACGGATGTCGTAGTCGCGCCGAAACAACGCCTTGAAACTGCGCAGATTTTCGGACTCGTCGTCCACGTAGAGGACGATCGGCTTTTCGGAATCGCTCAAGGCCAGCATCAGTTTTCCTCCGGAGTTATCGGCAAATACAGCATAAACGCGGCACCTTCGGCGACCTCTTCGTCGACCTCTTCGTCAACCTCCAGGAAGCCGTGATGTTCCCGTGCCAGATTGGCGCAGATGTACAGCCCGAGCCCGGTCCCCTTGCCCACCGACTTGGTGGTGAAAAAGGGATCAAAAATCCGACCCCGGATGTCCGGATGAATCCCCGGACCGGCGTCGGCGACACGCAGCACGGCATAACTCTTGCCCGCGCGGTCACGGACTTCGGTAGTCAGGGTGACCCGTCGCCGGGCCCGGTCCTCCAGAGATTCCACGGCGTCGATAGCGTTGTTCAGCAGATTGACCACCACTTGGCTGAGGTGACCGTAATTGCCTGGAATCGATGGCAATGGATGAAAATCCCTGCATACGTCGACCTGCGTCTTGTAGCGATTGTGCAGCATGACCAACGCGGAATCAACCAGTTCGTTGAGATCGATGTCCAGGGTCCGGGCGTCGTCTGAACGGGAAAAGACGCGCAGGCAGCGCACGATGTCCTCGGCCCGCCACAATCCTTCAAAAATATGGGCCAGCAGTTCGGGAATCTCCTCCCTCAAGGTGGAATAGTCCATCCGCTTTTCGAAATCCGCCAACGCGGCCTGCTGTTCCCCGGTCATGACCCGGCGGCAATGATCCACCAGGGCGATCAGATCGGCGATGTCTTTTTCCAGCCCATGGCAACTGTTTTTCACGAAATTCAACGGATTGTTAATTTCATGCGCCACCCCTGCGGCCAAAACCCCCAGCGCGGCCATCTTCTCCGACAAAACAAGCTGGTTCTGGGCCTTTTTGAGCTGATCCAAGGTCTTTTGCAGGGTCTTGTTCCGCTGCGTCAGATCATGTTGGACGCGGCGCAGGGCCAGATGAGTGCGGACCCTGGCCAGCACCTCCTCCACGTGAAAAGGCTTGGTGATGTAGTCCCGACCTCCCGCTTCGAAAGCCCGGACCTTGTCCGCCGCGTCTTCCAGGGCGCTGATGAACAACACCGGGATGTCCGCCAAGGCTTGGTCCGCCTTCAACCGTCGGCAGACCTCGAAGCCGTCCATGCCCGGCATGTTGATGTCCAAAAGGACCAGGTCCGGCGGCAGACGCCGGGCCGCCTCCAGGGCCATGGCTCCGGATGTGGCCGGCCGGACCTTGAACCCTTGGTCCTTGAGCATCCCGGACAACAGATGCAGGTTGGCCGCGACATCGTCCACGATCAGGATGGATGAGGCTGCGGATTCGTTCACGACGCTTTCTCCGGCTCAAAAAGACGTTGCAGTTCATCGAATAGATAGTTATCCACCAAATAGAGTATCCCCGCGACCAAATCCGGATGCTCCTGGTCGATCCGGGTGCAAATCTCCCGCAAAGCGTCCATGTCCAGACTCCAGGCCGCCTCGGTCAGGACCTCCAGTAAATCCGGCGGCAAACCGGCAAGTTGCTCCGCATTCACGGAAGGGCGCTCCGCCGTTTGCGTCCCCGGACCGCTTCCCGGCCCGACTGTGTCAGCGTCCGGGCTCTGGTCGTCCTCCTCAAATTCCACATCCAGATGTTCCCGCAGCAGGCCGAACAGTTCATCGACCTTGAACGGCTTTTTCAGGAACGCCACGGCCCCGGCGGCCAGAACCCGTTCCTTTTCGGCCATCAGCACGCTGGCCGTGACCGCGATGACCGGGGGCGAATCCTGACCGTCCCGGTCCTGAATATGCCGCAGAACCCCGAACCCGTCCATCACCGGCATGAACATGTCCAGCAGGACGAGAGCCGGTCGCCATTGATCGTAGACCCGGCAGGCCTGCTCGCCGTCCGCGGCCTCGCGCACGGTGAATCCGGCCTGTTCCAGCATGCGCACCAGGATTTCCCGGTTGGCCTGGTTGTCGTCCACCACCAGAACGCGCACCTCGCCCTGGCCGGGCTTCAGCACGGCCACCCGGCCCTGGCGCTCCCGAGCCCGGCTCGCGCCCGGTGTTCCCGGGCCGACCCGGACAGTAAGCCGAAACGTGCTG contains the following coding sequences:
- a CDS encoding hybrid sensor histidine kinase/response regulator, giving the protein MLALSDSEKPIVLYVDDESENLRSFKALFRRDYDIRLAESAQEALNILRKEEVHVLVTDQRMPEMSGTVLLEQVAGEFPNVLRYMLTGYSDYDPLVDAINKGRVQGYFNKPLNPPEFLERIQKGLEIMLLRERNEQLLVDLRRAKEVAELANQAKGEFLANMSHEIRTPLNGVIGAMQILLDTNLDERQQQFVVLAGNSADRLTNLLSDILTLCDMEAGQLVVHSREFRAQKLLESMDGLFGLAAKEKGLALTSALDPVLPLFLIGDEIRVRQILFNLVGNALKYTEQGEVRLEIALDEREDDKRCRVRFTIADTGVGIPENKLQDVLEPFRQVDGSYSRKHQGAGLGLTIVHRLVRLLGGEITIRSVVDQGTTVDVVLSFQISERQLEEQDMDRDEGAGALHIQCSSCSPRNVRP
- a CDS encoding ArsR/SmtB family transcription factor, whose amino-acid sequence is MDQRLDDVCGEVCVHDDALRRVTRRMVPDETLLRMAELFKAMGEPARVRILEALSISELCVCDLAELLSMSSSAVSHQLRVLRTARIVKYRKDGKNVIYSLDDAHILGLLKQAEEHVAE
- the pabB gene encoding aminodeoxychorismate synthase component I, translating into MSSSWREQNVVLLWDASSRSWLGFRRPLEVIRVTDFLQVRSSLEWIQRLTIEKGLYAAGFVTYEAAPAFDSALRVCPRTKDGPPLLWFGIYERVERVASRDVLGGEGPGFASSDWSPSISESGYREALGSIREHLRVGDCYQVNFTFRLRTDFSVDPWDYFRTVCRDRPPAHAAFVRLPNWAACSFSPERFFALDGEEIVSEPMKGTRPRGRTLEDDLALAEELGRSPKDRAENVMITDMVRNDLGRIAETGSVEVDDLCRVEKHATVWQMVSTVRARTKRSLTDIFAALFPPASITGAPKAASMSIIADLESDPRGLYTGCIGYVGPKATRSASGSKPELRAAFNVAIRTVLVDQRRNRAEYGVGGGIVWDSDARGEYAECRTKAEVLHRRTPEFRLLETMLWTPEYGYVLLERHLARLGASAEYFDFPLDVQLIRDRLDVLSAGFGQKSQMVRLLLDKDGVVALEHLPPPSPSSVPLRVTLASSAVDSSDIFLYHKTSHRHIYAQALAANPGFGDVLLQNERGELTESTRANLAISQDGVLWTPPIRCGLLGGTMRAEMVERGELKERILRPEDLDGAERVVLLNSVRGVYDVVVSGGLWTNAEVSWHGEMESFSQKPDD
- a CDS encoding sensor histidine kinase, with the translated sequence MNESAASSILIVDDVAANLHLLSGMLKDQGFKVRPATSGAMALEAARRLPPDLVLLDINMPGMDGFEVCRRLKADQALADIPVLFISALEDAADKVRAFEAGGRDYITKPFHVEEVLARVRTHLALRRVQHDLTQRNKTLQKTLDQLKKAQNQLVLSEKMAALGVLAAGVAHEINNPLNFVKNSCHGLEKDIADLIALVDHCRRVMTGEQQAALADFEKRMDYSTLREEIPELLAHIFEGLWRAEDIVRCLRVFSRSDDARTLDIDLNELVDSALVMLHNRYKTQVDVCRDFHPLPSIPGNYGHLSQVVVNLLNNAIDAVESLEDRARRRVTLTTEVRDRAGKSYAVLRVADAGPGIHPDIRGRIFDPFFTTKSVGKGTGLGLYICANLAREHHGFLEVDEEVDEEVAEGAAFMLYLPITPEEN
- a CDS encoding SO_0444 family Cu/Zn efflux transporter; translation: MDWVLQVVQAGWDVLVASALYMLLGFFFAGLLKAFLPDDLVARHLGTSSFRGLIKAAAVGVPIPLCSCGVLPTAAGLRRQGAAKGPTAAFLISTPETGVDSMAVTWALLDPFMTVIRPLSAFFTAVVTGTLVQALDRSREPSALPSVAPSLSSFPTSSLSSSSCLGGSGCGCSPMQPQSRTLNQPSAEVSPLYRLRTGMAFAFGDLFRDIAPWFLLGVLVAGGISVWLTPEIVSRWLGNPVLAMVAMLVISVPLYVCATASTPIAAALVLKGLNPGAALVFLLAGPAVNAAALTVIGKILGRRATVIYVAGIMFCTLGLGLLVDWVYGQTDFMVGVLGHWRIGAEEEEGRLVGVASAVILLALFAWRWVAGAASSRGER